Proteins encoded within one genomic window of Hemiscyllium ocellatum isolate sHemOce1 chromosome 1, sHemOce1.pat.X.cur, whole genome shotgun sequence:
- the LOC132819211 gene encoding putative per-hexamer repeat protein 5, whose amino-acid sequence MHSGERKHGEDKEVEGQEQHRTDVEFLSLSPMLSATSSDTGPGTDTDTGTGPGTGTDPDTDTDSGTGTDTGTGTGTDPDTDTGTNTGTGTDPDTGTGPGIGPGTDTDTGTGTNTGTGPDTGTGPDTGTGTDPGTGTNTGTGPGTGPDTGTGTGTAPV is encoded by the exons ATGCATTCAGGGGAGAGAAAGCACGGGGAAGACAAG GAAGTAgagggacaggaacagcacagaaCGGATGTGGAGTTCCTGTCACTCAGTCCAATGCTCTCAGCCACCAGCTCAGACACTGGCCCtggcactgacactgacactggcACTGGCCCTGGCACTggcactgaccctgacactgacactgactctgGCACTGGCACTGACACTGGCACTGGCACTGGAACTGACCCTGACACTGACACTGGCACCAACACTGGCACTggcactgaccctgacactggCACTGGCCCTGGCATTGGCCCtggcactgacactgacactggcACTGGCACCAACACTGGCACTGGCCCTGACACTGGCACTGGCCCTGACACTGGCACTGGCACTGACCCTGGCACTGGCACCAACACTGGCACTGGCCCTGGCACTGGCCCTGACACTGGCACTGGCACTGGCACTGCACCAGTTTAG